A single region of the Alphaproteobacteria bacterium genome encodes:
- the xth gene encoding exodeoxyribonuclease III, protein MKIVTWNVNSIKVRVPHVCDYLRATSPDVLLLQETKVADDKFPALEIEDLGYTVAIHGQRTYNGVAILSKHPMEDVIRGLPGNTDDDQSRYIEATILGLRIGSLYLPNGNPLGTEKFDYKLRWMGHLRERARTLLEDDVDFALGGDWNIAPEAEDLFDPGAFLDDAIAHPQSRALWREINYLGLTESFRALHPDLAQAWSYYDYQRGAWEKNHGIRIDHILLSPRVADRLVEAGIDRNERGRTQPSDHVPVWCVLEP, encoded by the coding sequence ATGAAAATCGTCACCTGGAACGTCAATTCGATCAAAGTGCGCGTCCCCCACGTGTGCGACTACCTGCGCGCGACGTCGCCCGATGTGCTGTTACTGCAGGAAACCAAGGTCGCCGACGACAAGTTTCCCGCCCTCGAAATTGAGGACCTCGGCTACACCGTCGCGATTCACGGACAAAGGACCTACAACGGTGTGGCCATCCTCTCGAAGCACCCAATGGAGGATGTCATCCGCGGCCTCCCGGGCAACACCGACGACGATCAGTCGCGCTATATCGAAGCCACGATATTGGGGCTGCGGATCGGTTCGCTTTACCTGCCTAACGGCAATCCGCTGGGCACCGAAAAATTCGATTACAAACTGCGTTGGATGGGGCACCTGCGCGAACGTGCCCGTACCTTGCTTGAGGACGATGTGGATTTTGCCCTGGGCGGCGACTGGAACATCGCCCCGGAGGCCGAGGACTTGTTCGACCCAGGCGCTTTTCTAGACGACGCGATCGCGCATCCCCAGTCGCGGGCCCTGTGGCGCGAGATCAACTATCTCGGCCTCACCGAATCCTTCCGCGCGTTACATCCCGACCTGGCCCAGGCGTGGAGCTATTACGACTACCAGCGCGGTGCTTGGGAAAAGAACCACGGCATCCGCATCGATCACATTTTGCTGTCGCCCCGCGTCGCCGACCGGTTGGTCGAGGCCGGGATCGACCGCAACGAGCGCGGCCGCACCCAACCATCGGATCACGTGCCGGTATGGTGCGTGCTGGAGCCTTAG
- a CDS encoding DUF599 domain-containing protein, whose translation MTVSWIETTLVALSVALFAGYHLMLAREVRRNPERTASGLAHILRHAWVDSVIEDSRDMVVVHTLRNWITATSMLASSSIIVAIGLLSFLISSNGVPTFLHRLNLLGSASDAVFLSKVLLLTITFFANFMNFSWALRYYNHLTLELNVPPTRAPASQRRVCKAMIDRGALHYTLGMRGLYAAILVTLWFFGPVWMLGGTVLMMGVLRWLDHVR comes from the coding sequence GTGACTGTCAGTTGGATCGAAACGACGCTGGTGGCACTGAGCGTCGCACTTTTTGCAGGCTATCACCTCATGCTTGCCCGCGAGGTTCGCCGTAATCCCGAGCGCACCGCGTCAGGCCTCGCCCACATCTTGCGTCACGCCTGGGTCGACAGCGTGATCGAGGACAGCCGCGACATGGTTGTTGTCCACACCTTGCGCAACTGGATCACCGCGACGTCGATGCTGGCTTCCTCATCGATCATCGTTGCGATCGGGCTTCTCAGTTTTTTGATTTCGTCGAACGGCGTTCCAACGTTTCTGCACCGGCTCAACCTTCTCGGTAGCGCCAGCGACGCCGTGTTCCTATCGAAGGTCTTGTTGCTGACCATTACCTTTTTTGCCAATTTCATGAACTTTTCGTGGGCGCTACGTTACTACAATCACCTCACGTTGGAACTCAACGTTCCGCCCACGCGGGCACCGGCAAGCCAGCGCCGTGTGTGCAAGGCAATGATCGATCGGGGGGCGCTGCACTACACGCTCGGTATGCGCGGCCTCTACGCCGCGATCCTCGTTACCCTCTGGTTCTTTGGGCCCGTTTGGATGCTCGGCGGGACCGTTTTGATGATGGGCGTTTTGCGCTGGCTCGATCACGTGCGCTAG
- a CDS encoding class I SAM-dependent methyltransferase codes for MSVRQAIVAQFRQPHGPVGGLAGWVMANRSSNRDRNKWTVDLLDIDATTRVLEIGCGPGLALNHAAARAHQGLVVGVDHSMTMLRQAARRNDAAVTAGRLALLLGSIDNLPAFQSTFDRIFSVNVVQFLDDKSAAFRTMYGLLAPSGVLATTYMPRSRNPTRDNALKMADVIANAMTGAGFDSIRFEELVLKPVSAVCVVGRRPA; via the coding sequence ATGAGCGTCCGTCAGGCGATCGTCGCGCAGTTCAGGCAACCCCACGGGCCGGTCGGTGGTTTGGCGGGCTGGGTGATGGCCAACCGTTCGTCGAACCGCGACCGCAACAAGTGGACTGTCGACCTCCTCGATATTGATGCAACCACTCGCGTCCTTGAAATCGGCTGTGGACCGGGCCTTGCCCTCAACCATGCGGCGGCCCGCGCGCACCAAGGACTGGTCGTCGGTGTCGATCACTCCATGACGATGCTCCGTCAGGCGGCGCGGCGAAACGATGCGGCTGTTACCGCGGGTCGGTTGGCCCTGCTTCTCGGTAGCATCGATAACCTTCCGGCGTTCCAATCGACATTCGACAGAATATTCTCCGTCAATGTCGTTCAGTTCCTGGACGACAAGTCGGCGGCTTTCCGCACGATGTACGGACTGCTGGCGCCAAGCGGCGTACTCGCGACGACCTATATGCCGCGGTCACGCAATCCAACGCGCGACAATGCGTTGAAGATGGCCGACGTCATCGCGAACGCAATGACCGGCGCGGGTTTCGATTCGATCCGATTTGAAGAGCTTGTTCTGAAGCCGGTTTCGGCTGTGTGTGTCGTGGGGCGCCGCCCCGCGTGA
- a CDS encoding glutathione S-transferase N-terminal domain-containing protein: MSDMKLRFTPNPNYIHKVLVAAAEAGVADRVRYVRTGPFDADTDLWRDNPLNKVPTLVLDDGEALYGGPVICEYFDSLHDGPKMFPSWGRTRFRALTQMVLGEGVFEAAVALDRESWRDAAARRTDEVERHWLKIVRALDRMEDEAGDYTGFHIGHICIAGGLSRLDYRVPEFGRLLDGIDPAFEWRTARPTLAAWYDKLLERPAMRFTIDRDLKVVRYERPVPSST; encoded by the coding sequence ATGTCCGATATGAAACTCCGCTTCACACCGAATCCGAATTATATCCACAAGGTGCTGGTTGCCGCCGCCGAGGCCGGGGTCGCCGATCGCGTGAGATATGTCCGCACCGGGCCGTTCGATGCCGATACCGACCTATGGCGCGACAATCCGCTCAATAAGGTGCCGACGTTGGTGCTGGACGACGGCGAAGCGCTCTATGGCGGCCCCGTGATTTGCGAATATTTCGATTCGCTCCACGATGGGCCGAAGATGTTCCCGTCCTGGGGCCGCACGCGGTTCAGGGCGCTGACGCAGATGGTACTGGGCGAGGGCGTGTTCGAGGCCGCCGTCGCGTTGGACCGCGAAAGCTGGCGCGACGCAGCGGCGCGGCGAACCGACGAGGTCGAACGGCACTGGCTCAAGATTGTGCGCGCATTGGACCGGATGGAAGACGAGGCCGGCGACTATACCGGCTTCCATATCGGGCACATCTGTATCGCCGGCGGCCTATCGCGACTCGACTACCGCGTCCCGGAATTTGGGCGCCTTCTCGACGGTATAGACCCGGCGTTCGAATGGCGCACCGCGCGGCCCACGCTGGCGGCGTGGTACGACAAACTGCTGGAGCGCCCGGCGATGCGCTTTACCATTGACCGCGATTTGAAGGTGGTGCGCTACGAACGTCCGGTGCCGTCGAGCACGTAA
- a CDS encoding cyclic nucleotide-binding domain-containing protein, translating to MAEFHKTKLPKGTVLFREGDKGDDAYLIVSGQIQLRKNVLSEYPQMVATLGSGDVVGEMALFDNRPRLAEAMISEDAEVFVIPRDQFTERLAGMNPVMRRILQIMVQRVRKMTDEFMQRKQTAKWGENWKKK from the coding sequence ATGGCCGAGTTCCATAAGACCAAGCTACCAAAGGGTACGGTGTTGTTCCGAGAGGGAGACAAGGGAGACGATGCGTATCTGATCGTTTCGGGACAAATTCAGCTACGGAAAAACGTGCTTTCCGAATACCCACAGATGGTGGCGACTCTCGGGTCGGGCGATGTCGTCGGCGAGATGGCTTTGTTCGACAATCGGCCGCGCCTCGCCGAAGCCATGATTTCGGAGGATGCCGAGGTCTTTGTGATCCCGCGCGATCAATTCACCGAACGGCTGGCGGGCATGAACCCCGTCATGCGGCGCATTCTACAGATCATGGTACAGCGGGTCCGAAAAATGACGGACGAGTTCATGCAGCGCAAACAGACCGCGAAATGGGGCGAGAATTGGAAGAAGAAGTGA
- a CDS encoding MarR family transcriptional regulator: MSNTKNLSAVTQEIRSAFHLLKTLGDALHADTGVTTSMRGVLETLVVNGPQTVPQVAAAKSVSRQHIQQLVDPLVAAGLAALQDNPGHKRSPIVTATRRGNDLFESMQRKEAVLFQKLARDHNAGDLKATLSTLSVLNKNLALIAKELTDVSS, from the coding sequence GTGTCCAATACAAAAAACCTCTCGGCCGTTACCCAAGAGATCCGTTCGGCATTTCACCTGTTGAAAACGTTGGGGGATGCGCTCCACGCGGACACCGGGGTTACAACGTCGATGCGGGGTGTCCTGGAGACGCTCGTCGTCAACGGCCCGCAAACGGTACCTCAGGTCGCGGCGGCTAAAAGCGTCAGTCGCCAACACATCCAGCAGTTGGTCGACCCTCTTGTCGCGGCAGGCCTCGCGGCGTTGCAGGACAATCCCGGTCACAAACGCTCGCCAATCGTGACAGCCACTCGGCGCGGGAACGATTTGTTCGAATCGATGCAACGCAAAGAAGCCGTGCTGTTCCAAAAACTTGCCCGAGACCATAACGCGGGCGACCTCAAAGCCACGCTCTCGACTCTAAGCGTACTCAACAAGAACCTCGCACTCATTGCAAAGGAGCTCACCGATGTTTCCTCATAA
- a CDS encoding nucleoside hydrolase: MALVLCGVFLASASGSARDIWIDTDPACGAARTDDVDDCWALVAALRSPNLNIIGVSSVFGNETVERTTASLHDVLRVVATELRGTVMPPVFPGAGQAGKKSADVSAAVLGMAAALERQSLTLVALGPLTNIAALLTLRPDLTHRIDAIVAVAGQRPGQRFTVGRSKILHLHDFNVRKDAEAVATVLRSRISLHLVPFDAAKQITVAAKDLDKMTRRGGVDAWLAVQSRAWLSFWQDDLKADGFHPFDALAVSYVASLQNFDCQQFAVKRIDRRGLFVERDTLEFSDAIVGDKTARVCTVVSPALSADPLRLVGLRQSGGMPSDPVGYR; this comes from the coding sequence GTGGCGCTCGTACTATGCGGAGTGTTCCTCGCGTCTGCGAGTGGGTCGGCACGGGATATCTGGATCGACACCGACCCCGCGTGTGGAGCGGCACGCACCGACGATGTCGACGATTGTTGGGCCCTGGTGGCGGCCCTCCGGTCGCCCAACCTCAATATTATTGGCGTCAGTTCGGTATTCGGCAATGAAACGGTCGAGCGGACCACAGCGAGCCTCCATGACGTGCTGCGTGTCGTTGCTACCGAGTTACGTGGTACCGTGATGCCGCCGGTCTTTCCCGGGGCGGGGCAAGCAGGAAAGAAATCGGCCGACGTCTCAGCTGCCGTCCTGGGGATGGCGGCAGCTCTTGAGAGACAATCCCTCACATTGGTGGCGTTGGGTCCGTTGACCAACATCGCGGCACTGCTGACGCTGCGACCGGACCTAACCCATCGCATCGATGCGATCGTCGCCGTCGCCGGTCAGCGACCGGGCCAACGCTTCACCGTCGGTCGGTCAAAGATACTCCATTTGCACGATTTCAATGTGCGTAAGGATGCCGAAGCCGTCGCCACCGTATTGCGGTCTCGCATTTCGCTCCACCTTGTGCCATTCGACGCGGCCAAGCAGATCACCGTCGCCGCCAAAGACTTGGACAAGATGACCCGTCGGGGCGGTGTCGACGCTTGGCTGGCCGTGCAATCCCGGGCATGGCTGTCCTTTTGGCAAGACGACCTGAAGGCTGACGGGTTCCATCCCTTTGACGCTCTCGCGGTGTCCTACGTGGCGTCGCTGCAGAACTTCGATTGCCAACAATTCGCGGTGAAACGCATTGATCGCCGCGGGTTGTTCGTCGAGCGCGACACGCTTGAATTCTCTGATGCAATCGTCGGCGACAAAACGGCGAGGGTCTGTACCGTGGTCTCGCCGGCTCTGTCCGCCGATCCGCTTAGGCTGGTCGGATTGCGTCAATCCGGTGGCATGCCGTCCGATCCTGTCGGGTACCGCTAG
- a CDS encoding LysE family translocator, with protein sequence MIDTINLPLILGAAFIATVSPGPATMAIAGTSLALGRKHGLAIASGVTTGSLTWSVGAAAGLSALMFANAWLFEAMRYAGAAYLMWLAFKSARAALALATVKTPRVAAQSLRNAYTKGLALHLTNPKAVLFFGALYSIGIPAGADPGALVVVICAVGLQSFLLFHGYALLFTVAPVVRGYARLRRWFEVAFALAFGAASLKILTAKLAG encoded by the coding sequence ATGATCGACACCATTAATCTTCCGCTGATCCTGGGGGCAGCTTTCATTGCGACCGTCAGTCCCGGGCCCGCGACGATGGCTATTGCCGGTACGTCGTTGGCGCTGGGGCGCAAGCACGGTTTGGCGATCGCGTCGGGCGTGACGACGGGGTCGCTGACCTGGTCGGTTGGCGCCGCGGCGGGGCTGAGCGCGCTAATGTTCGCCAACGCCTGGCTGTTCGAGGCCATGCGCTATGCGGGCGCGGCGTATCTCATGTGGCTCGCGTTCAAATCGGCCCGCGCGGCCCTTGCGCTGGCTACCGTGAAGACGCCGCGGGTCGCGGCGCAGTCCCTCCGCAACGCCTATACCAAGGGGCTCGCGCTGCATCTGACCAACCCCAAAGCGGTCCTTTTCTTTGGGGCGCTGTACTCGATTGGGATTCCCGCCGGTGCCGACCCCGGGGCCCTCGTCGTCGTGATCTGCGCGGTCGGGCTCCAGAGCTTTCTCCTTTTTCATGGCTACGCGCTGCTGTTCACCGTTGCGCCCGTCGTGCGCGGATATGCCCGCCTCCGGCGTTGGTTCGAGGTCGCGTTTGCGCTGGCCTTCGGCGCCGCCAGCCTCAAGATACTGACGGCAAAACTGGCCGGATGA
- a CDS encoding LapA family protein, translating to MQQARHIAALVLMGLVIIVAVQNVESADVRFLVWTFSAPRVLLLFAVFCAGAIVGWLAHRPKP from the coding sequence ATGCAACAAGCTAGACACATTGCTGCCTTGGTCTTGATGGGACTAGTCATCATCGTTGCCGTACAGAACGTCGAGAGTGCGGATGTGCGTTTTCTCGTCTGGACGTTCTCGGCGCCGCGCGTCTTGCTTCTATTCGCTGTGTTTTGCGCGGGCGCTATCGTTGGATGGCTCGCCCACCGACCGAAGCCCTAA
- a CDS encoding PAS-domain containing protein — MVGWETVPMTSTKPVGNGQTPRLDVATDGGRSTSAALRLLKTISGEQIFDFLEDLPIGVLLFDQDDRLVRYNRKALEVAEQNAAAYVPGTTFEDIVRSAVRTGMLRVSPDQEDDYVAARLARHRNPGPPFEFKAGELWVQVAEHVIEGVGTVIFHTDITDQKRVQAALRQSEQRFRDYAESASDWLWEIDGDFRCTYHAALDQVDGPHIDTFISPIGKTRWEIAGIENPESDPLWAEHIATLKAKRPFRDFRYTMGGGEVPIQHYRLNGRPVFDENGAFVGYRGSTTIETESVEREKLLHLRQSQLSEAIEQVLVGVALYDENDRLITRNNLARDFGPLSDSVKPGARFEDLVRECVAVGLFPDAVGREEAFIRERLERHRNPGEPFEYRRAGRWMVVRETRFQSGHTMAVFTDITDIKRAEEALRESEAKFRALVEGSLQGVCIQRDLKPVFANQAFADIYGFKDPDAVLAIDSLLLLFPQDQWQEIAQSARAHVEESRPPITKVQPAVRRDGEIFYIESRIGVIEWDGEPALQVSVIDVTERETMTRLKDEFVSTVSHELRTPLTSISGALGLIASGMAGHVPPKIRELIEIANNNAERLVRLIGDILDIQKIESGRVGGRRVEVDIQTLLTTAATANQGLAEKNGVVIDVVADARPVSINGDTDQLMQVMTNLLSNAIKFSPRNGKIEMAFRRDGETVVISVSDNGPGVPPEFRDKIFEKFVQVEASDSRPRGGTGLGLSICRSLVEHHGGSMGYEDRPQGGARFCVRLPIVDSGATG, encoded by the coding sequence ATGGTCGGTTGGGAAACGGTACCGATGACGTCGACTAAACCTGTAGGTAATGGTCAAACGCCGCGACTCGACGTGGCGACCGATGGCGGGCGTTCAACCAGCGCCGCATTGCGCTTGCTCAAGACGATCTCAGGCGAACAGATCTTCGACTTTCTCGAGGATCTTCCGATCGGCGTCTTACTCTTCGATCAGGACGACCGACTGGTTCGCTACAATCGGAAAGCGCTAGAAGTCGCCGAGCAAAACGCAGCAGCCTACGTCCCGGGCACAACCTTTGAGGATATTGTTCGTAGCGCCGTCCGTACCGGTATGTTGCGGGTCAGTCCGGATCAGGAGGACGACTACGTCGCAGCGCGACTTGCGCGGCACCGGAACCCCGGGCCGCCGTTCGAGTTCAAGGCAGGAGAGCTCTGGGTCCAAGTTGCCGAGCACGTCATCGAGGGTGTCGGCACCGTCATTTTTCATACCGATATCACCGACCAGAAGCGTGTGCAGGCCGCCCTCAGGCAAAGCGAGCAACGTTTTCGCGACTATGCCGAGTCGGCATCGGATTGGCTATGGGAGATCGACGGTGACTTTCGCTGCACCTACCATGCTGCCCTCGACCAAGTCGACGGTCCCCACATCGACACATTCATTTCACCAATCGGCAAAACGCGCTGGGAAATAGCCGGAATCGAAAATCCGGAGAGCGACCCGCTTTGGGCGGAACATATTGCCACGCTGAAAGCGAAACGCCCGTTCCGCGATTTTCGTTACACGATGGGCGGCGGCGAAGTGCCGATTCAGCACTACCGGCTGAACGGTCGCCCGGTATTCGACGAAAACGGCGCGTTCGTCGGCTACCGCGGTTCGACCACAATCGAGACCGAATCGGTGGAAAGGGAAAAACTGCTCCACCTGCGGCAATCGCAGCTTTCCGAGGCAATCGAGCAGGTACTCGTCGGTGTCGCGCTCTACGACGAGAACGATCGGCTGATTACCCGCAACAATCTCGCGCGCGATTTTGGACCGCTTTCCGACTCGGTGAAACCCGGTGCGCGCTTTGAAGATCTGGTCCGCGAATGCGTCGCCGTCGGTTTGTTCCCGGACGCGGTCGGCCGGGAGGAGGCGTTCATACGCGAGCGTCTCGAGCGGCATCGCAATCCAGGAGAGCCATTCGAGTATCGCCGCGCCGGAAGGTGGATGGTGGTCCGCGAGACGCGTTTTCAAAGCGGCCACACAATGGCCGTGTTCACGGATATTACTGACATCAAACGGGCCGAGGAGGCCCTCCGCGAAAGCGAGGCCAAATTCCGCGCGTTGGTCGAAGGATCGTTGCAGGGAGTATGCATCCAGCGCGACCTTAAGCCGGTATTTGCGAATCAGGCCTTTGCAGATATCTATGGTTTCAAGGATCCGGATGCCGTCCTCGCGATCGATTCGTTACTCCTCCTGTTTCCCCAAGACCAGTGGCAAGAAATCGCGCAAAGCGCTCGCGCGCATGTCGAGGAATCCCGCCCGCCAATCACGAAAGTCCAGCCGGCGGTGCGGAGGGACGGCGAAATTTTCTATATCGAAAGCCGGATTGGCGTCATTGAGTGGGATGGGGAGCCGGCGCTACAAGTCTCGGTGATCGACGTCACGGAGCGCGAGACAATGACGCGGCTCAAGGACGAGTTCGTGTCGACGGTGAGCCACGAGCTACGAACGCCCCTCACGTCGATTAGCGGTGCGCTGGGCCTTATCGCCTCCGGAATGGCCGGGCACGTGCCCCCGAAAATTCGCGAACTGATCGAGATCGCCAACAATAACGCCGAGCGGCTTGTCAGATTGATCGGCGACATCCTCGATATTCAGAAAATCGAGTCAGGGCGCGTCGGCGGTCGGCGTGTCGAGGTGGATATCCAGACCCTGCTGACGACCGCCGCAACAGCCAACCAAGGGTTGGCAGAGAAGAATGGCGTCGTCATTGACGTCGTTGCCGACGCTCGTCCCGTTTCGATCAATGGCGATACCGACCAACTGATGCAGGTTATGACCAATCTCCTTTCTAACGCGATCAAGTTTTCGCCGCGGAACGGAAAAATCGAAATGGCGTTCCGGCGCGACGGCGAGACCGTCGTCATCTCGGTTTCCGACAACGGTCCGGGGGTTCCACCGGAATTCCGCGACAAGATTTTCGAAAAATTCGTTCAAGTGGAGGCTTCCGACTCGCGGCCGCGTGGCGGTACCGGTTTAGGCCTCAGCATTTGTCGCTCGTTGGTCGAACACCATGGCGGTTCCATGGGGTACGAGGACCGGCCGCAGGGCGGGGCAAGATTTTGCGTTCGCCTCCCCATCGTGGATAGCGGTGCGACGGGATGA
- a CDS encoding deoxyguanosinetriphosphate triphosphohydrolase, protein MTERPERAPYACDPARSRGRQHPEPESAMRSPFQRDRDRVIHSGAFRRLKHKTQVFVYHEGDYYRTRLTHSIEVAQVARTIARALGLDEDLAEALALAHDLGHTPFGHAGEDALDAAMAPYGGFDHNAQTLRVLTDLEHRYAEFDGLNLTWETLEGVVKHNGPLIGPHAPKKAPVDGTILAFNAEFDLGLDTFAGIEAQVAAMADDIAYNAHDIDDGVRAGLFSLEDLRGVPLGTTAVEDVLSRYPDLEQSRLVNEVTRRVIDAMVVDLLDEARRRLAVAKPASADDIRRLDRPVVAFSQGLAEADRALKAFLFDNMYRHARVNEMTANARAVVARLFEYFFANPDRLPDEWRARLAVAQDEAAGARVVADYIAGMTDRYALQEHTKIVG, encoded by the coding sequence ATGACCGAACGCCCCGAACGTGCGCCCTACGCTTGCGATCCAGCCCGCAGCCGGGGTCGGCAGCATCCCGAACCAGAAAGCGCGATGCGTTCGCCGTTCCAGCGCGACCGCGACCGGGTAATCCATTCCGGGGCGTTCCGCCGCCTGAAGCATAAAACGCAAGTTTTCGTCTATCATGAGGGCGACTATTACCGCACCCGCCTGACCCACTCGATAGAGGTTGCCCAGGTCGCCCGTACCATTGCGCGGGCCCTCGGGCTTGACGAGGATTTGGCCGAAGCGCTGGCGCTGGCCCACGACCTCGGTCACACGCCCTTCGGCCATGCCGGCGAGGATGCGCTAGACGCGGCGATGGCGCCCTACGGTGGCTTCGATCACAACGCCCAGACGTTGCGCGTCTTGACCGATCTGGAGCACCGCTACGCCGAGTTCGACGGGCTCAATCTTACTTGGGAGACCTTGGAGGGCGTGGTTAAACATAACGGTCCCTTGATCGGCCCCCATGCGCCCAAGAAGGCACCGGTCGACGGCACAATCCTCGCGTTCAACGCCGAATTTGATCTTGGCCTCGACACCTTTGCCGGGATCGAAGCGCAGGTCGCGGCGATGGCCGACGACATCGCCTACAACGCCCACGACATCGACGATGGCGTGCGCGCCGGTTTGTTCAGTCTCGAGGACCTGCGCGGCGTCCCACTCGGCACGACGGCGGTCGAGGATGTCCTCAGCCGCTACCCTGATCTCGAGCAATCGCGCTTGGTCAACGAAGTCACCCGCCGGGTCATCGATGCGATGGTTGTTGATCTGTTGGATGAAGCGCGGCGCCGGTTGGCCGTCGCAAAACCGGCCTCGGCCGACGACATTCGCCGGCTCGACCGGCCGGTGGTGGCGTTCTCGCAAGGGTTGGCCGAGGCCGACCGTGCGCTTAAAGCCTTCCTGTTCGACAATATGTACCGCCATGCGCGGGTCAACGAAATGACCGCGAACGCTCGTGCCGTCGTCGCTCGTCTCTTCGAGTATTTCTTTGCCAACCCGGACCGCCTGCCCGACGAGTGGCGGGCCCGCCTTGCCGTCGCGCAAGACGAGGCTGCCGGTGCGCGCGTCGTGGCCGACTATATCGCCGGCATGACCGACCGTTACGCGCTGCAAGAACACACCAAGATCGTGGGTTAG
- the erpA gene encoding iron-sulfur cluster insertion protein ErpA, with protein sequence MTDAATMLSLSDSAVKRVSYLMSQEENPDVMLRVVVNGGGCAGFQYGFSFDDSKTDDDVLIEQAGVKVVTDNLSLMYLAGAQIDFVEDMIGAAFSIKNPNAASTCSCGTSFAVA encoded by the coding sequence ATGACCGACGCCGCCACCATGCTTTCGCTGTCTGACAGCGCCGTTAAGCGGGTCTCCTACCTGATGAGCCAGGAGGAGAATCCCGACGTGATGCTCCGCGTGGTCGTCAACGGTGGCGGGTGCGCGGGCTTTCAGTACGGGTTTTCCTTCGACGACAGCAAGACCGACGACGATGTGCTGATCGAACAGGCCGGGGTCAAGGTGGTGACCGACAACCTGTCGCTGATGTATCTGGCCGGGGCCCAGATCGATTTCGTCGAAGACATGATCGGCGCGGCGTTCTCGATCAAGAACCCAAATGCCGCCTCCACCTGTTCCTGCGGGACCAGTTTCGCGGTCGCCTAG